One region of Haloprofundus salilacus genomic DNA includes:
- a CDS encoding aminopeptidase: MTDRNSDELRAAAETALKQCLRLQPDESCAVITDDKRVPIGEALYGVASEISDDAALVRYPPGPQHGAEPPAPVAAAMRDADVFIAPTTKSLSHTRARSEACDAGARGATMPGITEEVMLAGLDADYEAIARHSLTVLEQVVDADEVRVTTPKGTDITFVPGDREWLSDTGMVHDSGQFSNLPAGEVFVSPETVDGTYVVDGTMMPYGLLDEGRELRFEVEDGYVTEISDDEVREQVEAGAEEVGRDAYNLAELGIGTNVGVDELVGSVLLDEKAAGTVHIAIGDDAGIGGDTVAPLHLDGIIREPTVYADGEEVELPR; the protein is encoded by the coding sequence ATGACCGACCGCAACTCCGACGAACTCCGCGCGGCGGCGGAGACGGCGCTCAAACAGTGTCTGCGTCTCCAGCCCGACGAGTCCTGTGCAGTGATCACAGACGACAAGCGAGTGCCTATCGGCGAAGCGTTGTACGGCGTCGCGAGCGAGATTTCTGACGACGCCGCACTCGTTCGGTATCCACCGGGACCGCAACACGGCGCAGAGCCGCCGGCGCCTGTGGCGGCTGCGATGCGCGACGCCGACGTGTTCATCGCGCCGACGACGAAGAGCCTGAGCCACACTCGCGCGCGGAGCGAGGCATGCGACGCCGGCGCGCGCGGCGCGACGATGCCGGGAATCACCGAGGAGGTGATGCTCGCGGGTCTCGACGCCGACTACGAGGCCATCGCGCGCCACAGCCTCACCGTTCTCGAACAGGTCGTCGACGCCGACGAGGTTCGCGTGACGACGCCGAAGGGCACCGACATCACGTTCGTCCCCGGCGACCGCGAGTGGCTCTCGGATACCGGGATGGTCCACGACTCGGGGCAGTTTTCGAACCTCCCGGCGGGAGAAGTGTTCGTCAGCCCCGAGACCGTCGACGGCACGTACGTCGTCGACGGGACGATGATGCCGTACGGACTGCTTGACGAAGGGCGAGAACTCCGCTTCGAGGTCGAAGACGGCTACGTGACCGAGATCTCCGACGACGAAGTACGAGAGCAGGTCGAAGCGGGCGCCGAGGAGGTTGGGCGGGACGCCTACAACCTCGCCGAACTCGGCATCGGCACGAACGTCGGCGTCGACGAACTCGTCGGCTCGGTGCTGCTCGACGAGAAGGCGGCGGGGACGGTTCACATCGCCATCGGCGACGACGCCGGAATCGGCGGCGACACCGTCGCGCCGCTACACCTCGACGGCATCATCCGGGAGCCGACTGTGTACGCGGACGGAGAGGAAGTGGAACTTCCGCGGTAG
- a CDS encoding DUF7344 domain-containing protein produces the protein MEDDAPNDPPTRGEGDTDKFDQFPDGVRVDDADAFPLDAVFRVLENPRRRYVLYHLQTCRYPATLSEVAEQVALWETRETPETLPEETLEQIHADLHHSHLPKLADAGIVDYDADANVVTMAECTRPLDEFLEFTRQYEQYQLR, from the coding sequence ATGGAGGACGACGCACCCAACGATCCGCCGACCAGAGGCGAGGGGGACACCGACAAGTTCGACCAATTTCCAGACGGCGTCCGCGTCGACGACGCGGACGCGTTCCCGCTGGACGCCGTATTTCGCGTGCTCGAAAACCCGCGTCGTCGGTACGTGCTCTATCACCTCCAGACCTGCCGGTATCCTGCGACGCTGTCGGAAGTCGCAGAACAGGTCGCTCTATGGGAGACCAGAGAGACCCCGGAAACGCTCCCGGAGGAGACGCTCGAACAGATTCACGCCGACCTCCACCACTCGCACCTCCCGAAGCTGGCCGACGCCGGTATCGTCGACTACGACGCCGACGCGAACGTGGTGACGATGGCGGAGTGTACCCGGCCGCTCGACGAGTTCCTCGAATTCACCCGACAGTACGAACAGTACCAGCTGCGGTGA
- a CDS encoding HVO_0476 family zinc finger protein: MSQSERVAVVCPSCSPQTETVHEVLKPGGQTTVRCTECGHTHKTKIEEEREIELSVVVSQDGESFSTTVDAPAEETLAVGEEFIADTPEAIMLVRITSLDIGDDQRVDEAVAEDVSTVWTRVVDNVSVPVTLHPGDGRRDETRSFKLSVPGDYEFVVGETEELNDEEFEIEGIHVRQNATNYRFDKFDRDGDMVFAKDVKRIYGRDETSSAWSVW, encoded by the coding sequence ATGAGCCAAAGCGAACGGGTCGCGGTGGTCTGTCCCTCCTGTTCACCGCAGACGGAGACTGTCCACGAGGTACTCAAACCCGGTGGACAGACGACCGTCCGCTGCACGGAGTGCGGACACACCCACAAGACGAAAATCGAAGAGGAACGCGAAATTGAACTGAGCGTCGTCGTCTCACAGGACGGCGAGTCGTTCAGCACGACCGTCGACGCCCCCGCCGAGGAGACGCTGGCCGTCGGCGAGGAGTTCATCGCTGACACGCCCGAAGCCATCATGCTCGTCCGCATCACGTCGCTTGATATTGGCGACGACCAGCGCGTCGACGAGGCTGTCGCCGAAGACGTTTCGACCGTCTGGACGCGCGTCGTCGACAACGTGAGTGTCCCCGTCACGCTCCACCCCGGCGACGGCCGCCGCGACGAGACGCGAAGTTTCAAGCTGAGCGTCCCCGGAGACTACGAGTTCGTCGTCGGCGAGACGGAGGAGTTGAACGACGAGGAGTTCGAGATAGAAGGCATCCACGTCCGCCAGAACGCGACGAACTACCGCTTCGACAAGTTCGACCGCGACGGCGACATGGTGTTCGCCAAGGACGTAAAGCGCATCTACGGTCGCGACGAGACGAGTTCGGCGTGGTCGGTGTGGTAA